A window of Cyanobacteria bacterium GSL.Bin1 genomic DNA:
TCACTGTTATGAATTAGTGGCTGGGAAGTTACAGTTAATGAATCCCCCAACTGTTCTGCATTTGTTAATAAGTAAGTTTTTAGAGCAAGTTTTTGAAGATCATTTCAATGAACACGACTTACCTTTCATCTGTTTACAAGGGATCGGGATTAGAACCGGATGGAAAACCTCTCGCATTCCTGATCTCGTAGTGTTTGACAAATCTCTTCTGACTCCTTTCGTTAATCAAGCTGCTGTTTTAACTGTTCCACCAACCTTAGTGGTTGAAGTCGTTAGTCGAGAATCCATTAAGCGCGACTACCGTTACAAGCGATCTGAATACGCAGCCCTCGGCATTGCTGAATATTGGATTATTGATCCGATTCAGCAACAAGTAACCCTCTTATCATGGCAAGAAGGATTATACGAAGAGACAATTTTAAGTGGACAAGACAGGATTGAGTCTCAACAGTTTCCTCAACTTAGGTTAACGCCTGAGGGAATTTTGAATCAAAAACTTTAAGGGGTGACTTGGCTTCTTCCCCTATCGTATTGCTCGATACGCACATCTGGATTTGTTATCTTTTGGGGGATGAGCGATTGCAACAGACATTGCGAGGCGTGATCACCAAAATTAATCAAATGTTACGGGCTGACATGAATCAATATTGGCGACAATGCGCGATCGCGTACTCAATCAATAAGATACCTTGCTGCTGTTCATTTTTAACCAGCCAAACACCTGATTGACAGTCAGCGTTAATTCTAAATCTTGCAAAACAGGAAGAGCGCGATCGCCCTGA
This region includes:
- a CDS encoding Uma2 family endonuclease; amino-acid sequence: MFSTEANALSFEDYLAYDDGTDHCYELVAGKLQLMNPPTVLHLLISKFLEQVFEDHFNEHDLPFICLQGIGIRTGWKTSRIPDLVVFDKSLLTPFVNQAAVLTVPPTLVVEVVSRESIKRDYRYKRSEYAALGIAEYWIIDPIQQQVTLLSWQEGLYEETILSGQDRIESQQFPQLRLTPEGILNQKL